The following proteins are encoded in a genomic region of Oncorhynchus gorbuscha isolate QuinsamMale2020 ecotype Even-year linkage group LG11, OgorEven_v1.0, whole genome shotgun sequence:
- the LOC124048169 gene encoding MORN repeat-containing protein 2-like, which yields MSEKKKGKVTESEEEGNLQVSYIFPNGDRYEGECCGSTEGVVVRRGMGKHTSASGVTYTGEWHDDKMNGRGTLEHPSGALYEGDFKDNMYHGTGTYSFSDGTKYCGSFSKNRLEGDGEFIDSQGLVWIGGFHNKAAPGLKVKLSM from the coding sequence ATGTCAGAGAAGAAAAAAGGAAAGGTCACAGAAAGCGAAGAGGAAGGGAATTTGCAAGTATCCTACATTTTCCCAAATGGTGACAGATATGAAGGAGAGTGCTGCGGGTCCACAGAGGGAGTCGTGGTGAGGCGTGGTATGGGcaaacacacctcagccagtggTGTCACCTACACTGGAGAGTGGCATGATGACAAGATGAATGGCAGAGGGACTCTGGAGCATCCCTCTGGGGCCCTGTATGAAGGGGACTTCAAAGACAACATGTATCATGGCACAGGGACATACAGCTTCTCTGACGGGACCAAATACTGCGGCAGCTTCAGCAAGAACAGGTTGGAGGGTGACGGGGAGTTCATCGACTCTCAGGGACTTGTTTGGATTGGAGGCTTCCACAACAAGGCAGCTCCTGGATTAAAAGTTAAACTCAGCATGTAA